The following proteins are encoded in a genomic region of Thiomonas sp. X19:
- a CDS encoding recombinase family protein gives MPDHLRAGDVVSVTRLDRLARSTRDLLEIAARVQRPGRACAVWRSPGRTPRRRPDGWCSPCLPE, from the coding sequence ATGCCGGATCATTTGCGCGCGGGGGATGTGGTGAGTGTGACCCGGCTGGACCGGCTGGCGCGCAGTACCCGGGATTTGCTGGAGATTGCCGCGCGCGTCCAGCGGCCGGGGCGGGCTTGCGCAGTCTGGCGGAGCCCTGGGCGGACACCACGGCGCCGGCCGGACGGATGGTGCTCACCCTGTTTGCCGGAATGA
- a CDS encoding MFS transporter → MPETSPNPAPNTRLPRTVWLLGWVSLFMDMSSELIHAVLPVYMTSVLGLSVVVVGLVEGLAEATASVLKAFSGALSDRLGKRKLLAVLGYGLSAATKPLFPLASGATEVIAARFIDRIGKGIRGAPRDALLADATPEPLRNAAYGLRQSMDTVGAFLGPLAAIGLLWWLHDRLRLLLWFGVLPAVVAVGILVFGVREPANLGARSAVSRSKQPGVDKAPRFAVVRSLPRPYWGVVALAGVFTLARLSEAFLVLRGQQQGVPLLWIPLVTLLFSLVYAASAYPAGVLAQRYGRRVLLLSGMGVLLASMLLLALPGMPALWLGVALYGLHLGLTQGVFAAAVAATAPQTLRGTAFGVYYLITGLLQLLAGFGAGWLWQDLGAPYAFGTGAALAAGALMLAAWQSRARFG, encoded by the coding sequence ATACCCGAAACGTCCCCAAACCCCGCGCCGAACACGCGCCTGCCCCGCACCGTCTGGCTGCTCGGCTGGGTGAGTCTGTTCATGGACATGTCGTCCGAACTCATCCACGCGGTGCTGCCGGTCTACATGACCAGCGTGCTCGGCTTGAGCGTCGTGGTCGTCGGGCTGGTGGAAGGCCTTGCCGAAGCCACGGCCTCGGTGCTCAAGGCGTTTTCCGGCGCGCTGTCCGACCGCCTGGGCAAGCGCAAGCTGCTGGCGGTTCTGGGCTATGGACTTTCGGCCGCGACCAAGCCGCTGTTCCCGCTGGCATCGGGCGCGACGGAAGTGATCGCCGCGCGCTTCATCGACCGCATCGGCAAAGGCATTCGCGGCGCACCGCGCGATGCGCTGCTGGCCGATGCCACGCCCGAGCCGTTGCGCAACGCCGCCTACGGTTTGCGCCAGAGCATGGACACGGTGGGCGCTTTCCTCGGACCGCTGGCCGCCATCGGCCTGCTCTGGTGGCTGCACGACCGGCTGCGATTGCTGTTGTGGTTCGGTGTGCTGCCGGCCGTGGTGGCGGTGGGCATTCTCGTATTCGGGGTGCGCGAACCGGCGAACTTGGGCGCGCGCTCCGCGGTCTCCCGCAGCAAACAGCCGGGGGTGGACAAAGCGCCGCGCTTCGCCGTGGTCCGCAGCCTGCCGCGCCCCTACTGGGGCGTGGTGGCCTTGGCCGGGGTCTTCACCCTGGCCCGTTTGTCCGAGGCCTTTCTGGTGCTGCGCGGTCAGCAGCAGGGTGTGCCCTTGTTGTGGATTCCGCTCGTCACCCTGCTGTTCAGCCTGGTGTATGCAGCAAGCGCCTACCCCGCCGGCGTGCTGGCGCAGCGTTACGGCCGGCGCGTCTTGCTGCTGTCGGGGATGGGGGTTTTGCTCGCATCCATGCTGCTGCTGGCGCTGCCCGGCATGCCGGCACTTTGGCTGGGCGTGGCGCTGTACGGACTGCACCTGGGACTGACACAGGGGGTGTTCGCAGCCGCCGTGGCGGCCACCGCGCCACAGACTCTGCGCGGTACGGCGTTCGGGGTGTACTACCTCATCACCGGTTTGCTGCAATTGCTTGCCGGGTTCGGCGCGGGTTGGCTATGGCAAGACCTCGGCGCGCCCTACGCCTTCGGCACCGGGGCGGCACTGGCGGCAGGCGCCTTGATGCTGGCCGCATGGCAGAGCAGGGCGCGGTTCGGCTGA
- a CDS encoding protease pro-enzyme activation domain-containing protein, whose amino-acid sequence MTRRTYVELPGSHRLEPIASRSADVAPDEPAEVRVDLKPRPDTAKTTHGCTRNELNALRTTAHQSDIRCITDFAQQAGLSVVSVEPSRRLVKLLGPAAKVEAAFQTELGHDHDGKHRFRDRSGPVLLPNDVAAVVEAVLGLDTRPVAESRIAQLRDASAMPGYLPNQVGALYDVPTDAGQCIALIELGGGWLPGLGHRISSAYMRNLSPSFPFPARRAAPITRCRPCTPARMTSPPFWNGRQLGKLPGIHGNSPSVWPCSRVFVDVTGAADYVAAASQRRARSPDGDWGMKTVCSRSQSAATAPRGVRGLEGSMLRRKCRTQSGSSEAGIGLASA is encoded by the coding sequence ATGACGCGTCGCACGTATGTCGAATTGCCGGGCAGCCACAGATTGGAGCCGATCGCCAGCCGCAGCGCCGATGTGGCGCCGGACGAGCCGGCCGAGGTCCGCGTTGACCTCAAACCCCGCCCTGACACTGCCAAGACCACGCACGGCTGCACCCGCAACGAGTTGAACGCCCTTCGCACCACGGCACATCAAAGCGACATTCGATGCATCACCGATTTTGCACAGCAAGCCGGGCTGAGTGTGGTTTCCGTTGAACCCAGTAGGCGCCTGGTCAAGCTACTGGGGCCCGCGGCGAAAGTTGAGGCAGCCTTCCAAACCGAGCTTGGCCATGATCACGACGGCAAGCATCGCTTCCGCGACCGCTCGGGCCCAGTGCTGTTGCCGAATGACGTCGCTGCTGTTGTCGAAGCCGTCCTGGGGCTCGACACCCGGCCGGTGGCCGAGAGCCGCATCGCCCAACTGCGCGACGCTTCGGCGATGCCGGGTTATCTTCCGAACCAGGTCGGCGCCCTTTACGACGTTCCCACGGACGCCGGCCAGTGCATCGCCCTCATCGAGTTGGGCGGCGGCTGGCTACCTGGACTCGGACATCGCATCTCCAGCGCGTATATGCGGAACTTGTCGCCCAGCTTCCCATTCCCGGCGCGCAGGGCGGCGCCCATCACGAGATGCCGGCCCTGCACACCAGCAAGGATGACGAGTCCTCCATTTTGGAACGGGCGGCAGCTTGGAAAGCTTCCAGGAATCCACGGAAACAGCCCGAGTGTGTGGCCGTGCAGCAGAGTTTTTGTTGACGTGACTGGAGCGGCGGACTATGTCGCGGCCGCATCACAACGCCGGGCCAGATCCCCCGATGGAGATTGGGGAATGAAAACGGTTTGTTCGCGAAGCCAATCTGCCGCGACTGCGCCCAGGGGAGTTCGGGGGCTGGAGGGATCGATGCTCAGACGGAAATGCCGCACCCAGTCCGGCAGCTCGGAAGCGGGCATCGGCTTGGCCAGCGCGTAG
- the ileS gene encoding isoleucine--tRNA ligase — protein sequence MTDSKPDYRATLNLPDTAFPMRGDLPKREPGWIAQWEAHGVYQRLRAARVGRPKFILHDGPPYANGQIHMGHAVNKVLKDMITKSRQLAGFDALYIPGWDCHGLPIENAIEKKYGRNLSRDDMQAKSRAYAAEQIAQQMADFKRLGILGDWDHPYRTMDPANEAGEIRAFKRVIERGFVYRGLKPVHWCFDCHSSLAEFEIEYADKKSQTLDVGFLCAEPEKLAAAFGLPGLDQEAYAVIWTTTAWTLPANQALNLNPELDYCLVDTARGLLLLAAARVEDCLQRYGLEGRVVATTKGQSLAGINFRHPLAAIDPGYDRLSPVDLADYATADDGTGIVHSSPAYGLDDFNSCLAHGMRIEDILNPVQGDGMYAADLPLFGGMQIWKAAPVITDALRQAGRLFATRDILHSYPHCWRHKSPVIYRAAAQWFIRMDEGEGVFTKDKAPKTLRQMALNAIDHTGFYPENGRARLRDMIANRPDWCISRQRAWGVPLPFFLHKETGELHPRTMDILDQAANLVEQGGIEAWSRVTAEDILGPGDAPHYIKSSDILEVWFDSGSTFFHVLRGTHPEAHHDTGPEADLYLEGHDQHRGWFHSSLLLACALEGRAPYRSLLTHGFTVDSQGRKMSKSLGNGVDPLETSKKLGAEIIRLWVASSDYSGDIAGDDKILARVVDSYRRVRNTLRFLLANVADFDPATQAVAVEQMLEIDCWALARAGEFQAMLLQHYEAYEYHPVVAKLLIFCSEDLGGFYLDVLKDRLYTTPAQGLPRRSAQTALWHITNAMLRWIAPFLSFTAEEAWRHFAPARAAETGSIFVETYHALPEPADAAALLAKWARVRAVRDEVNRAVETVRTEGKLGSSLQAWVDLTAPEPDHALLASLQDELKFAFITSQARLLEGSELAVQVQAADAAGASKCERCWHWETDVGADAGHPGLCLRCVGNLQGPGEVRRFA from the coding sequence ATGACTGATTCCAAACCCGATTACCGCGCCACGCTCAACCTGCCCGACACTGCCTTTCCGATGCGCGGTGACCTGCCCAAGCGCGAACCGGGCTGGATTGCGCAGTGGGAGGCCCATGGCGTGTACCAGCGCCTGCGCGCGGCGCGCGTCGGACGCCCGAAGTTCATCCTGCACGACGGTCCGCCCTACGCCAACGGCCAGATCCACATGGGCCACGCCGTGAACAAGGTGCTCAAGGACATGATCACCAAGTCGCGCCAGCTCGCCGGATTCGACGCGCTGTACATCCCGGGCTGGGACTGCCACGGCCTGCCGATCGAGAACGCCATCGAGAAGAAATATGGCCGCAACTTGAGCCGCGACGACATGCAGGCCAAGAGCCGCGCCTACGCCGCCGAGCAGATCGCGCAGCAGATGGCGGACTTCAAGCGCCTGGGCATCCTCGGCGACTGGGACCACCCCTATCGCACCATGGACCCGGCCAACGAGGCCGGCGAGATCCGCGCCTTCAAGCGCGTGATCGAGCGCGGCTTCGTCTACCGCGGCCTCAAGCCGGTGCACTGGTGCTTCGACTGCCACTCCTCGCTGGCCGAGTTCGAGATCGAGTACGCCGACAAGAAGTCCCAGACCCTGGACGTGGGTTTCCTGTGCGCCGAGCCCGAAAAACTCGCCGCCGCGTTCGGCCTGCCCGGGCTGGACCAGGAGGCCTACGCCGTCATCTGGACCACCACGGCCTGGACCCTGCCCGCCAACCAGGCGCTCAACCTCAACCCGGAACTCGACTACTGCCTGGTGGACACCGCACGCGGCCTGCTGCTGCTGGCCGCGGCGCGGGTCGAGGACTGCCTGCAGCGCTATGGGCTCGAAGGCCGCGTCGTCGCCACCACCAAGGGGCAGAGCCTGGCCGGCATCAACTTCCGCCATCCGCTTGCAGCCATCGACCCGGGCTACGACAGGCTCAGCCCCGTTGACCTCGCCGATTACGCCACGGCCGACGACGGCACCGGCATCGTGCACTCCTCGCCCGCCTATGGCCTGGACGACTTCAACTCCTGCCTCGCCCACGGCATGCGCATCGAGGACATCCTCAACCCCGTCCAGGGCGACGGAATGTACGCCGCCGACCTGCCCTTGTTCGGCGGCATGCAGATCTGGAAGGCGGCGCCGGTCATCACCGACGCCCTGCGCCAGGCCGGCAGGCTGTTCGCGACACGAGACATCCTGCACAGCTACCCACACTGCTGGCGCCACAAGAGTCCGGTGATCTACCGCGCCGCGGCGCAATGGTTCATCCGCATGGACGAAGGCGAAGGCGTGTTCACCAAGGACAAGGCGCCCAAGACCCTGCGGCAGATGGCGCTGAACGCCATCGACCACACCGGCTTCTATCCCGAGAACGGGCGCGCCCGGCTGCGCGACATGATCGCCAACCGGCCCGACTGGTGCATCTCGCGCCAGCGCGCCTGGGGCGTGCCGCTGCCCTTCTTCCTGCACAAGGAGACGGGCGAGCTGCACCCGCGCACCATGGACATCCTCGACCAGGCGGCCAACCTGGTCGAGCAGGGCGGCATCGAGGCCTGGAGCCGCGTCACGGCCGAGGACATCCTCGGCCCCGGCGACGCGCCGCACTACATCAAGAGCAGCGACATTCTCGAGGTGTGGTTCGACTCCGGATCGACTTTCTTCCACGTCCTGCGCGGCACCCACCCCGAGGCCCACCACGACACCGGGCCCGAGGCTGACCTCTATCTGGAAGGCCATGACCAGCACCGCGGCTGGTTCCACAGCTCGCTGCTGCTGGCCTGCGCGCTGGAAGGCCGCGCGCCCTACAGAAGCCTGCTGACCCATGGCTTCACCGTCGACAGCCAGGGCCGCAAGATGAGCAAGTCGCTGGGCAATGGCGTGGATCCACTGGAAACCAGCAAGAAGCTCGGCGCCGAAATCATCCGTCTGTGGGTGGCCTCCAGCGACTACTCGGGCGACATCGCCGGCGACGACAAAATCCTCGCCCGCGTGGTCGACAGCTACCGCCGCGTGCGCAACACCCTGCGCTTCCTGCTCGCCAACGTGGCCGATTTCGACCCCGCCACCCAGGCCGTTGCGGTGGAGCAGATGCTGGAGATCGACTGCTGGGCGCTGGCCCGCGCTGGCGAATTCCAGGCCATGCTGCTGCAGCATTACGAGGCCTACGAATATCATCCGGTCGTGGCCAAGCTGCTCATCTTCTGCTCCGAAGACCTCGGCGGCTTCTACCTCGACGTGCTCAAGGACCGGCTCTACACCACCCCGGCCCAGGGCCTGCCGCGGCGCAGCGCGCAGACCGCGTTGTGGCACATCACGAACGCCATGCTGCGCTGGATTGCCCCCTTCCTCAGCTTCACCGCGGAAGAAGCATGGCGCCACTTCGCCCCGGCCCGTGCCGCCGAGACCGGCAGCATCTTCGTCGAGACTTATCACGCCCTGCCGGAGCCGGCTGATGCTGCTGCGTTGCTGGCCAAATGGGCGCGCGTGCGCGCGGTGCGCGACGAGGTCAACCGCGCGGTGGAAACCGTGCGCACCGAAGGCAAGCTCGGCTCGTCGCTGCAGGCCTGGGTGGACCTCACGGCGCCCGAGCCCGACCATGCCCTGCTCGCCAGCTTGCAGGATGAACTCAAGTTCGCCTTCATCACCTCGCAGGCCAGACTCCTGGAGGGCAGCGAACTGGCCGTGCAGGTGCAGGCAGCCGATGCTGCCGGGGCCAGCAAATGCGAACGCTGCTGGCATTGGGAAACCGATGTCGGCGCCGATGCCGGCCACCCCGGGCTGTGCCTGCGCTGCGTGGGCAATCTGCAAGGGCCGGGCGAGGTGCGCCGGTTTGCCTGA
- a CDS encoding diguanylate cyclase domain-containing protein: MLALPVVIMLLWAIWNESWQFQIAKQEVQARAQSAALQYANRIASRLDGQFSALQFLGTALLPPDSASSPPSAKTIAILRLYLALHPSLYAFNIQSPDGNRIVWSTRRQSARPINPGRVLTPLSRNSQFLLGQDQYAQRVQSRVIPIRYRVADRLGRTRFFVGTPYRVDRLLGHVDSASWRFQVIDTRDRSVVGIWQGGQVGWAATLSKPAATAFGPDIAVPGYPFMIQVRWPPALVVQAWIKGAWPRWLLEVLAVALLTLAAWWMRRLLRQQQADRSRLRTAAYSDPLTGLPNRLALQQRLPLALAQAKRNGTQLAVGYMDLDDFKPVNDTWGHAAGDALLQSLAQRLRSCMRGTDLVARLGGDEFVLVFEGLTRPDDLMAALQRIHTAVEQPFALPGGHRAQVGLSLGLTLYPDDDSDADLLLRHADAALYVSKLHKADRPHWWRLWGQDTQDSEETRLECNPLHIDPYGPTAGGLLESAQEHFAAVADRFVERFYAAVAQEPESTEILARLSPAEFVHLKAHQAEHLRSLLSADLTEDGQRQRAAQVGRIHALVGMRSAVVVKSFGRYLQLLSQIAGSLPARAADRQDLVHILIGRLQVELEAQVESIQQTHDPFPQWIFRLEQRLPEWVHWVDFARDMLDEIIKLPGLCAAVFYKPDAQGHFVYEFNSGRFGDYMRSLERHGVPSLELNRHSPYGQSPHPRAWRSERIETNPSYSSDPRMAPWKEAAHAVGIRSSVAIPIKDGRDHMVGVIGLYGLYPGQFESAAMHAFFDSLAQVCRRFLQRSQSSRLSPPLPAQERSHWRERLFGGGLEMFMQPVVNLHTGKPFKVEALARLRLEDGQLITPGQFLSAFGSSELAHLFVLGLDQALSQVSRWDAQGLSLGGCRT; the protein is encoded by the coding sequence TTGCTGGCGCTGCCAGTGGTCATCATGTTGCTGTGGGCGATCTGGAACGAATCTTGGCAATTCCAAATCGCCAAGCAGGAGGTGCAGGCCCGCGCGCAGAGCGCGGCCCTGCAATACGCCAATCGAATCGCCAGCCGGCTCGATGGGCAATTCTCCGCGCTGCAATTCCTCGGCACCGCGCTGTTGCCGCCAGACAGTGCCTCGAGTCCGCCCAGCGCCAAGACGATCGCAATTCTCCGGCTCTATCTGGCTTTGCACCCAAGCCTCTATGCCTTCAATATCCAATCGCCGGATGGAAACCGGATCGTCTGGTCTACCCGCCGGCAGAGCGCCCGCCCCATCAATCCGGGGCGCGTCTTGACTCCCCTTTCACGGAATTCGCAGTTTCTACTGGGTCAGGACCAATATGCGCAACGCGTCCAGTCGCGCGTGATCCCCATACGCTACCGGGTTGCCGATCGCCTGGGCCGAACCCGGTTTTTCGTGGGCACGCCCTATCGGGTCGACCGGTTACTGGGCCATGTCGATTCTGCGTCCTGGCGCTTCCAGGTCATCGATACCCGTGATCGCAGCGTCGTCGGCATCTGGCAGGGTGGCCAGGTTGGCTGGGCGGCAACGCTCTCCAAGCCTGCGGCAACAGCGTTTGGCCCGGACATTGCGGTGCCCGGCTACCCCTTCATGATCCAGGTTCGATGGCCCCCTGCGCTCGTCGTCCAGGCCTGGATCAAGGGAGCCTGGCCGCGCTGGCTGCTCGAGGTTCTCGCCGTCGCGCTTCTGACTCTGGCCGCCTGGTGGATGCGCCGTCTGCTGCGGCAGCAACAAGCCGACAGAAGCCGCCTGCGAACTGCGGCGTACAGCGACCCGCTGACGGGCCTGCCCAACCGCTTGGCTTTGCAGCAGCGCCTGCCCCTGGCGCTGGCGCAAGCCAAGCGCAACGGGACCCAATTGGCCGTCGGATACATGGATCTGGATGATTTCAAACCAGTCAACGACACCTGGGGGCATGCGGCGGGTGATGCGCTGTTGCAGAGTCTTGCCCAACGCCTGCGATCCTGCATGCGCGGAACCGATCTGGTGGCGCGCTTGGGTGGGGATGAGTTCGTCCTGGTCTTCGAAGGCCTGACACGACCCGACGATCTGATGGCAGCGCTTCAGCGTATCCATACTGCCGTCGAGCAACCCTTTGCACTTCCCGGCGGCCACCGCGCCCAGGTCGGTCTCAGTCTCGGGCTGACCCTATACCCCGACGACGACTCCGACGCCGATTTGCTGCTGCGGCATGCCGACGCCGCGTTGTATGTCAGCAAACTGCACAAGGCTGACCGCCCCCATTGGTGGCGGCTCTGGGGACAAGACACCCAGGACAGCGAGGAAACGCGGCTGGAGTGCAATCCATTGCACATCGATCCCTATGGCCCAACAGCCGGAGGATTGCTCGAATCGGCGCAAGAGCATTTTGCGGCGGTGGCAGACCGTTTTGTCGAGCGTTTTTACGCCGCTGTTGCCCAGGAGCCTGAGTCGACGGAGATTCTCGCGCGCCTGAGCCCAGCCGAATTCGTCCACCTCAAGGCACATCAGGCCGAACACCTGCGCAGCCTGCTGTCCGCGGATTTGACGGAAGACGGCCAGCGCCAGCGGGCCGCCCAGGTCGGCCGGATCCACGCCCTTGTTGGCATGCGATCGGCGGTCGTGGTCAAGTCATTCGGACGGTATCTGCAACTGCTGAGTCAGATCGCCGGAAGTTTGCCTGCCCGCGCTGCGGACCGGCAAGATCTCGTACACATCCTGATCGGCCGGCTGCAAGTCGAACTGGAAGCCCAGGTCGAGTCCATCCAGCAGACCCACGATCCATTTCCACAGTGGATTTTCAGACTGGAGCAACGGCTCCCGGAATGGGTGCACTGGGTCGATTTTGCGCGGGACATGCTCGATGAGATCATCAAGCTGCCGGGCCTTTGTGCTGCCGTTTTTTACAAACCCGATGCGCAGGGGCACTTCGTTTACGAATTCAACTCCGGACGCTTCGGGGACTACATGCGCTCCCTCGAACGCCATGGCGTGCCATCGTTGGAGCTGAACAGGCACAGCCCCTACGGCCAATCCCCGCATCCCCGCGCCTGGCGCAGTGAGCGCATTGAAACCAACCCCAGCTATTCCAGCGATCCCCGCATGGCCCCCTGGAAAGAAGCCGCGCACGCGGTGGGCATCCGCAGTTCGGTCGCCATTCCGATCAAGGACGGACGGGACCATATGGTGGGCGTGATCGGCCTGTATGGCTTGTATCCCGGACAGTTCGAGAGCGCGGCGATGCACGCGTTCTTCGACAGCCTGGCGCAGGTCTGCCGCCGTTTTCTGCAAAGATCCCAATCCTCGCGTCTGAGCCCGCCTCTTCCTGCGCAGGAGCGGAGTCATTGGCGCGAACGGCTGTTCGGCGGCGGACTGGAGATGTTCATGCAGCCGGTGGTCAATCTGCACACGGGCAAGCCCTTCAAGGTCGAGGCGCTGGCCCGCCTGCGACTGGAGGATGGGCAGTTGATCACCCCGGGGCAGTTCTTGTCGGCATTTGGAAGCAGCGAGCTTGCCCACCTGTTCGTTCTCGGGCTGGATCAGGCGCTGTCCCAGGTTTCCCGATGGGATGCCCAGGGCCTGTCGCTAGGAGGCTGTCGGACTTGA
- a CDS encoding IS1182-like element ISThsp16 family transposase, giving the protein MSRFVPVDRDTAYLLPPSVDEWLPTDHLARFVVEVIEQLDLGDLARQYAGRGSAAHHPAVLLGLLIYGYANGVHSSRKIERATYDSVAFRFVAANTHPDHDTLATFRRRFLKEVEALFVQVLVLAREMKLLKLGHIALDGTKIDANASKHKALSWAHANKIEAQLRQEVQTLLALAENSDRATVPDGMDVPAEIALRADRLSAIAQAKAKIEQRASERHQVEQQEYEAKTAKRQAQREAGKKPRGKDPEPPEAGPRSSDQVNLTDEESRIMPVSGGGFEQSYNAQAGVDIATMMVITQHVSQASNDKREVVPTLQQIQALPAVLGEVHTLITDNGFFSQANVIACNDAGIEPLLALKRESHHTPVMGRFAPDVPEPQTTDPLVQMAHRLGTQAGRALYGLRKQTVEPVFGIIKQVMGWRQMSMRGLAKAQGEWSLVTMAWNIKRMHVLRAA; this is encoded by the coding sequence ATGAGCCGCTTCGTCCCTGTTGACCGAGACACCGCATATCTGTTGCCACCGTCGGTGGACGAATGGCTGCCCACTGATCACTTGGCGCGCTTCGTGGTCGAAGTCATCGAGCAGCTTGATCTGGGCGATCTGGCCCGACAGTACGCAGGCCGGGGCTCGGCGGCGCACCATCCGGCGGTGCTGCTGGGCCTGCTGATCTACGGCTACGCCAACGGCGTGCACTCCAGCCGCAAGATCGAGCGGGCGACCTACGACTCGGTGGCGTTCCGCTTTGTTGCGGCCAATACCCACCCCGATCACGACACGCTGGCGACGTTCCGCCGCCGCTTCTTGAAGGAGGTGGAGGCACTGTTCGTGCAGGTGCTGGTTCTGGCGCGCGAGATGAAGCTGCTCAAGCTCGGACACATCGCGCTGGATGGCACCAAGATCGACGCCAACGCCAGCAAGCACAAGGCCTTGTCGTGGGCTCATGCCAACAAGATCGAGGCGCAGCTGCGCCAGGAAGTACAAACGCTGCTGGCGCTGGCAGAGAACAGCGACCGCGCGACGGTACCCGACGGCATGGATGTGCCGGCGGAGATCGCCCTGCGTGCAGATCGCTTGAGCGCAATCGCGCAGGCCAAGGCCAAGATCGAGCAGCGCGCCAGCGAACGCCATCAGGTCGAGCAGCAGGAGTACGAGGCCAAGACCGCCAAGCGCCAAGCCCAGCGCGAGGCGGGCAAGAAGCCGCGCGGCAAGGACCCTGAGCCGCCAGAGGCCGGCCCCCGGAGCAGCGATCAGGTCAACCTCACGGATGAAGAGTCGCGCATCATGCCCGTGTCGGGTGGGGGCTTCGAGCAAAGCTACAACGCACAAGCCGGCGTGGACATCGCGACGATGATGGTGATCACCCAGCATGTGAGCCAGGCATCCAACGACAAGCGCGAAGTTGTGCCTACGCTGCAGCAGATCCAAGCGTTACCCGCGGTGCTGGGCGAGGTGCACACGCTCATCACGGACAACGGCTTCTTCAGCCAAGCCAACGTGATCGCGTGCAACGACGCGGGTATCGAGCCGCTGCTGGCGCTCAAGCGGGAGTCGCATCACACGCCGGTGATGGGGCGCTTTGCACCCGATGTGCCCGAGCCCCAGACGACGGATCCGCTCGTGCAGATGGCACACCGCCTGGGCACGCAAGCAGGCCGAGCCCTGTACGGCCTGCGCAAGCAGACAGTGGAGCCGGTGTTCGGCATCATCAAGCAAGTGATGGGTTGGCGCCAGATGAGCATGCGCGGGCTGGCCAAGGCACAAGGCGAATGGAGCTTGGTGACCATGGCTTGGAACATCAAGCGCATGCACGTCCTGCGAGCCGCGTGA
- a CDS encoding quinone oxidoreductase, which translates to MTTTHAIRIDRTGGPEVLQWQELPLGNPGPGEVRVRHGAVGVNFIDIYHRTGLYPLQFPAGLGLEAAGTVEAVGEGVTSFAPGDRVAYCNGPTGAYAQARVMPARVLVKLPDAIAFDIAAAMMLKGLTAQFLLRRTRKLQAGDVALFHAAAGGVGLIAGQWARALGVQLIGTAGSDEKCRLALQNGYAHCINYRSEDLVSRVKELTGGKGVAVVYDSVGRDTWERSLACLQPFGLMVSFGNASGPVPPVTLTDLAAKGSLYVTRPTLMTHIADRDTLEQMAAELFAVVGSGQVKPLIGQRFALRDAAQAHIALESRATTGSIVLEP; encoded by the coding sequence ATGACCACCACCCACGCCATTCGCATCGATCGCACCGGCGGCCCCGAAGTCCTGCAGTGGCAGGAGTTGCCGTTGGGCAACCCAGGCCCCGGTGAAGTGCGCGTGCGCCACGGCGCCGTAGGCGTGAACTTCATCGACATCTATCACCGCACCGGCCTCTATCCGCTGCAGTTCCCGGCCGGACTCGGCCTGGAAGCCGCGGGAACCGTGGAGGCCGTGGGCGAGGGCGTGACCAGCTTCGCGCCCGGCGACCGCGTGGCCTACTGCAACGGCCCGACCGGAGCCTACGCGCAGGCGCGGGTGATGCCGGCACGGGTGCTGGTGAAGCTGCCGGATGCGATTGCCTTCGATATCGCCGCAGCCATGATGCTCAAGGGCTTGACCGCCCAGTTCCTGCTGCGCCGCACCCGCAAGCTGCAGGCTGGCGATGTCGCCCTGTTCCACGCCGCCGCCGGCGGTGTCGGCCTGATCGCCGGGCAGTGGGCACGGGCGCTGGGCGTGCAACTCATCGGCACCGCCGGCAGCGACGAAAAGTGCCGCCTGGCGCTGCAAAACGGCTATGCCCATTGCATCAACTACCGCAGCGAAGACCTGGTGTCGCGCGTCAAGGAACTGACTGGCGGCAAGGGCGTTGCGGTGGTGTACGACTCGGTCGGCCGCGACACCTGGGAGCGCTCGCTCGCCTGCCTGCAACCCTTCGGCCTGATGGTCAGCTTCGGCAATGCCTCCGGCCCGGTGCCACCGGTGACTCTCACCGACCTGGCGGCCAAGGGTTCGCTCTACGTCACCCGGCCGACCTTGATGACCCATATCGCCGACCGCGACACGCTGGAACAGATGGCCGCGGAATTGTTCGCTGTGGTCGGCTCGGGTCAGGTCAAGCCGCTCATCGGCCAGCGCTTCGCCCTGCGCGATGCGGCGCAGGCGCACATCGCGCTGGAAAGCCGCGCCACCACCGGCAGCATCGTGCTTGAACCCTGA
- the lspA gene encoding signal peptidase II: MPKSASNARPKVWPWLLTAGLVLALDQFSKWLITQDLPLYAGRPITGFFNLVHIENPGAAFSFLAGAAGWQRWLFTVLGLAASALIVWLLFRHRGKTLFSLALALILGGALGNVADRLVWGHVTDFLDFYITVGGQQWHWPAFNLADSSIFVGAVLLLLDEWRQSRKRKGDAG; the protein is encoded by the coding sequence ATGCCCAAGTCCGCGTCCAACGCGCGCCCCAAGGTCTGGCCCTGGTTGCTCACGGCGGGCTTGGTGCTGGCGCTCGACCAGTTCAGCAAATGGCTGATCACGCAAGACTTGCCGCTCTATGCCGGCCGTCCCATCACCGGGTTTTTCAACCTGGTGCACATCGAGAATCCGGGTGCCGCTTTTTCCTTCCTCGCCGGGGCCGCGGGCTGGCAGCGCTGGCTGTTCACCGTGCTGGGTCTGGCCGCTTCCGCGCTCATCGTCTGGCTGCTGTTCCGGCATCGCGGCAAGACGCTGTTCAGCCTTGCGCTGGCGCTGATCCTCGGCGGTGCCCTGGGGAATGTCGCCGACCGCCTGGTGTGGGGTCATGTCACCGACTTTCTCGATTTCTACATCACCGTCGGCGGCCAGCAATGGCATTGGCCCGCGTTCAACCTGGCCGACAGCTCCATCTTCGTGGGAGCCGTCCTGCTGCTGCTGGACGAATGGCGCCAGTCGCGCAAACGCAAGGGCGACGCGGGCTGA